The following proteins come from a genomic window of Sebastes fasciatus isolate fSebFas1 chromosome 6, fSebFas1.pri, whole genome shotgun sequence:
- the LOC141769908 gene encoding ubiquitin carboxyl-terminal hydrolase 46-like isoform X1: MENRFFFKSTKMAQMNQHSRPQKGILKTPAAPVTAKPAKAGTDKKTKKTKLCNRLFSRFKKEGVLKEKTAKKTSFCCWLLKCWKRKHRVAPQQEEKKNSPKPQKRNNPVEVNVSDRTEVKPFVPPQDDDPLPDVSFPARLPDTTAPKAPKLGEQSICTKRSFVGGLNGGSNAICYGLPNIGQNCYMISTLQSLLTLEDFMGDISRMENIWSSAPKAQMIKRLMEIRDARTSTNGQIKIAALDSFKAAVSACAPEFGNNQQKDAHEFLTTVLDQVRSLAPLLKRKAAVLVRTYTCPVEHHMMFKMENIRTCKSCRSQSKRLEEFTSLSLDLVPGGCVEEMLQKSLETELEFKCKCGGKTSVLKSSFATLPKVLILHLKRFRFSPSYPYRLEKAGDPVKLLRDLVVSSKQGGGCYSLVNVIDHFGTLKAGHYISESVHPEVCPDEFDDRWLTFNDLKVTETTGWSVCERRQEDAYILFYKRH; encoded by the exons AtggaaaatagatttttttttaaatctacgaAGATGGCGCAGATGAACCAGCACTCCCGCCCTCAGAAGGG TATCCTAAAAACTCCTGCTGCTCCAGTCACTGCAAAGCCAGCTAAGGCTGGGACAGACAAAAAGACCAAGAAGACGAAACTGTGCAATCGTCTCTTCAGTCGGTTTAAA AAGGAAGGTGTACTAAAGGAGAAAACAGCCAAGAAGACGTCCTTTTGTTGTTGGCTGTTAAAGTGCTGGAAG AGAAAACATCGGGTCGCACCACaacaagaggagaagaagaactcTCCGAAACCTCAAAAGAG AAACAACCCTGTAGAAGTGAACGTGTCAGATCGTACAGAAGTCAAGCCGTTCGTCCCACCGCAGGATGATGACCCTTTGCCTGATGTCTCGTTCCCGGCACGTTTACCCGACACCACTGCCCCGAAGGCGCCAAAACTGGGGGAGCAATCCATATG CACCAAACGTAGTTTTGTCGGAGGCCTTAACGGAGGTTCAAACGCCATCTGCTACGG GTTGCCAAACATTGGCCAGAACTGCTACATGATCTCCACCCTGCAGAGTTTACTGACACTGGAGGACTTCATGGGTGACATCAGCCGCATGGAGAACATCTGGAGTTCAGCCCCCAAGGCTCAAATGATAAA GAGATTGATGGAGATCAGGGACGCTCGCACCTCCACAAACGGTCAAATTAAAATCGCCGCACTGGATTCCTTTAAGGCGGCGGTGTCTGCCTGCGCTCCTGAGTTCGGGAACAATCAGCAAAAA GACGCTCATGAGTTCCTGACTACGGTCCTGGACCAGGTGAGGAGTCTGGCCCCTCTGCTGAAGAGAAAAGCAGCTGTCCTGGTCAGGACTTACACCTGCCCCGTCGAGCACCACATGATGTTCAAAATGGAGAACATCCGGACGTGCAAGAG CTGTAGATCCCAATCAAAAAGACTGGAGGAGttcacctctctgtctctggacCTGGTTCCTGGAGGATGTGTGGAAGAGATGCTGCAGAAGAGCCTGGAGACAGAGTTGGAGTTCAAGTGCAAGTGCGGGGGGAAAACGTCGGTGCTAAAATCGTCATTCGCCACTCTGCCAAA AGTGCTCATCTTGCATCTGAAGCGTTTTCGCTTCAGTCCCTCGTATCCATACAGGCTTGAGAAGGCAGGTGATCCCGTCAAGCTGCTGAGGGACCTGGTGGTCTCCTCCAAAcag GGTGGCGGCTGCTACAGTCTGGTCAACGTCATCGACCATTTTGGCACCTTAAAAGCAG GACACTACATCTCTGAAAGCGTGCACCCTGAGGTTTGTCCAGATGAGTTTGACGACCGCTGGCTCACCTTCAACGACTTGAAGGTGACTGAAACGACGGGCTGGTCCGTTTGTGAGAGGAGGCAGGAGGACGCATACATCCTGTTCTACAAAAGACAC tAG
- the LOC141769908 gene encoding ubiquitin carboxyl-terminal hydrolase 46-like isoform X2 produces MENRFFFKSTKMAQMNQHSRPQKGILKTPAAPVTAKPAKAGTDKKTKKTKLCNRLFSRFKEGVLKEKTAKKTSFCCWLLKCWKRKHRVAPQQEEKKNSPKPQKRNNPVEVNVSDRTEVKPFVPPQDDDPLPDVSFPARLPDTTAPKAPKLGEQSICTKRSFVGGLNGGSNAICYGLPNIGQNCYMISTLQSLLTLEDFMGDISRMENIWSSAPKAQMIKRLMEIRDARTSTNGQIKIAALDSFKAAVSACAPEFGNNQQKDAHEFLTTVLDQVRSLAPLLKRKAAVLVRTYTCPVEHHMMFKMENIRTCKSCRSQSKRLEEFTSLSLDLVPGGCVEEMLQKSLETELEFKCKCGGKTSVLKSSFATLPKVLILHLKRFRFSPSYPYRLEKAGDPVKLLRDLVVSSKQGGGCYSLVNVIDHFGTLKAGHYISESVHPEVCPDEFDDRWLTFNDLKVTETTGWSVCERRQEDAYILFYKRH; encoded by the exons AtggaaaatagatttttttttaaatctacgaAGATGGCGCAGATGAACCAGCACTCCCGCCCTCAGAAGGG TATCCTAAAAACTCCTGCTGCTCCAGTCACTGCAAAGCCAGCTAAGGCTGGGACAGACAAAAAGACCAAGAAGACGAAACTGTGCAATCGTCTCTTCAGTCGGTTTAAA GAAGGTGTACTAAAGGAGAAAACAGCCAAGAAGACGTCCTTTTGTTGTTGGCTGTTAAAGTGCTGGAAG AGAAAACATCGGGTCGCACCACaacaagaggagaagaagaactcTCCGAAACCTCAAAAGAG AAACAACCCTGTAGAAGTGAACGTGTCAGATCGTACAGAAGTCAAGCCGTTCGTCCCACCGCAGGATGATGACCCTTTGCCTGATGTCTCGTTCCCGGCACGTTTACCCGACACCACTGCCCCGAAGGCGCCAAAACTGGGGGAGCAATCCATATG CACCAAACGTAGTTTTGTCGGAGGCCTTAACGGAGGTTCAAACGCCATCTGCTACGG GTTGCCAAACATTGGCCAGAACTGCTACATGATCTCCACCCTGCAGAGTTTACTGACACTGGAGGACTTCATGGGTGACATCAGCCGCATGGAGAACATCTGGAGTTCAGCCCCCAAGGCTCAAATGATAAA GAGATTGATGGAGATCAGGGACGCTCGCACCTCCACAAACGGTCAAATTAAAATCGCCGCACTGGATTCCTTTAAGGCGGCGGTGTCTGCCTGCGCTCCTGAGTTCGGGAACAATCAGCAAAAA GACGCTCATGAGTTCCTGACTACGGTCCTGGACCAGGTGAGGAGTCTGGCCCCTCTGCTGAAGAGAAAAGCAGCTGTCCTGGTCAGGACTTACACCTGCCCCGTCGAGCACCACATGATGTTCAAAATGGAGAACATCCGGACGTGCAAGAG CTGTAGATCCCAATCAAAAAGACTGGAGGAGttcacctctctgtctctggacCTGGTTCCTGGAGGATGTGTGGAAGAGATGCTGCAGAAGAGCCTGGAGACAGAGTTGGAGTTCAAGTGCAAGTGCGGGGGGAAAACGTCGGTGCTAAAATCGTCATTCGCCACTCTGCCAAA AGTGCTCATCTTGCATCTGAAGCGTTTTCGCTTCAGTCCCTCGTATCCATACAGGCTTGAGAAGGCAGGTGATCCCGTCAAGCTGCTGAGGGACCTGGTGGTCTCCTCCAAAcag GGTGGCGGCTGCTACAGTCTGGTCAACGTCATCGACCATTTTGGCACCTTAAAAGCAG GACACTACATCTCTGAAAGCGTGCACCCTGAGGTTTGTCCAGATGAGTTTGACGACCGCTGGCTCACCTTCAACGACTTGAAGGTGACTGAAACGACGGGCTGGTCCGTTTGTGAGAGGAGGCAGGAGGACGCATACATCCTGTTCTACAAAAGACAC tAG